A stretch of DNA from Nitratireductor thuwali:
CGAAAGCTTCCGTCCACGGCACGCCTGCCTCATCGAGAAGCTGCCCGGCCAGGACACGCACGCCGCAGGGCTCGGGCATCGTGGCAACCGGCAGGGGCTCGCCCGCGCGATGCTGCCAGTTTGGCGCTGCGTACCAGCCGAATTTCTCTTCGGTCAGGATTTCCCCGTCGCTCCGTCCGACATGCTGGCGGACGACCACCGCCTCGAGTTCCCGCCGGTCGAAGCTTTGAAGCAGGTCGCCCGAGGATCCGATGCGGATCTCGATCAACAGCTGCGGGTCTTGCGCATTCATGCGCGCGATCAGTTCCGGAAGCTCCGGCCCCGCGACATGGTCGCTGATGCCGATGGTCAGGCGTTGCCGGGCTCCGGCAAGAACCGCGAACGCGCGGTCGTGTGCCTCCAGGAGCTCGCGGGCGTGTTCGAGGAAGCTTGCTCCCTGCGCCGAAAGCGCCACATGCCGCGGCGTCCGCTCAAGGAGCCGGCAGCCAAGTCGTTCTTCGAGCCGCTTCAGCTTCAAGCTCACGGCCGACTGCGTCGTCCGCGCGGCCTCGGCCGCACGCGTGAAGCTGCCAAGCTCGGCGATACGAACGAATGCCTGGACGGCATCCAGATCAAGAGGGCGCATTATCATTTACAACCGTTATCTTTGATATGACTAATCATAGTATCACAAAATAGCCAGGCGGCGTCTAATATGAAGGCGGATCAGATGGAAAGGACCCGCAATGCCGCTCTGTCACATTTCACTGCGTGCCGGAAAATCGGAAGCCTATCGGCAGGCGATCTTCGATGGCCTGTACCGTGCGTTGCGCGATACGTTCGACGTGCCCGAAGACGATCAGTTCATGACCATCACGGAACATGAGGGAGCGAACTTCCGCTACGGCGCGTCTTATCTCGGCATCGCCCGCAGCGACGACCTCGTGGTGATCCAGATCACCGCGAACAACACCCGCACCCTGGAACAAAAGAAAGCGTTGTTCCGGCGGATCGCCGAATTGCTCGGCGAAACTCCCGGCATACGGCCGGAGGACGTATTCGTGAGCCTTGTCGAGGTCAAAAAGGAAAACTGGTCCCTCGGCCACGGCCTTGCGCAATATGCTTGAGCCAACACTCGCATTTCCTGCGCCGGTGTAGGTGGCGTTCGTCGCAGGCTCGGCGTCGTCGGCCGGTTGGCATAGGCCGGGCCCTGCCTGCATGATGGCCCGTGATCTACCCGGTCTACTGCATCTGTGCGGCACCTACATCCGCCCCGATGCAACCTTGCCTCCCAGTCCGCGTTACCATCGGATGGGGAACCGATATGCGCAAACGAACTGCGGTCCTGCTGGCGCTAATAGCATTTGCTGTCCTCGCCGCTGCCATCTTCCTTCTGGGAAGGGAGAACCTGCGTGCCACGGACGCATTGCAGGAAAGCCCTCCCAGCCTCGTGGTTCCGGAGAGTGGCAGTGATTAGCAGTTCCAGGAAAAGTGGAAGCCGGTTTTCCGTCTGGAATTGCGTGAAGTCGGCGAACTGACCTGGCGGCCGGACACGCGCCCAAACCGCATCTTGCAGGAGGCATTTCATGGCCGAAGCCCGGGATTCCAACGGTGTGCCCGCCGAAGTCCAAGAGGCGATAAAGCGGTTTCTAGCCGCCGCTGAAGATGAAACCGAGCTGATCGAAATGTCGGAGGCGATCGAGGCAGTACGGCGCGTTTTCCCTGATCTGGATGTCTCGGACAGTGCCCTCACGGATGCCATCGCAAGCGAAGCGTCGGTTGCCGGCTTCGATATCGATTACGATGCAGAGCGCCAGCCAAAAGCGTTCAAGCGGAAAGCGATCGAGCGCTGGGACAATGAAGGCGGCGCGATCGGCAAGAACGACGGCGACCGATCCGGCTAGATCCGCACCGTTGGAGCCTTCCGAGCGATCTCCACCTTGAGGCCGTGTACCTTCCCGAACCTTCCGATCATGAGGCGGCCGGCGCGGATTTCGTCTGGAAGCCGGTGCCCCGCGGCAGCACGCCCGCATGTGCGGCTGTGAATGCGGGGGCCAGGAAGTCAGTTGTCCGGCATCCTCGAAATGCAAGCCGAGCGTGTCCTTTTTCTTGACAATGACAATCATATTTTCTAGCGAGAAGCTCAAGAAGCCAGGTCGCTCCACGGCAGCTACCCAGCCAGCAAACATCGTTGATGCGAGGGCTCAATGCGTATGCGTGTCTGGCCATACCTTCTTTCGACTTGTCTCGTCACGCCGGCCGCGTGGGCGCAAGACCAGGGAACATCCACAATGACATCGACCCTTCTCGACCGGCTCGTCGTGACGGCCGGCCGCGAGGAAACGTCCATCGCGGGGGTCGCCCAGTCCGTCATTGTGCTGGAACGCGACGAGATCGAGCGGGCGATGGAGATTTCGCCGAATGCGACGGATCTCGTGGAGCGCCTGGTGCCCGGCTTCGCGCCGTCCAACCAGACGATTTCCGGCGGATCGGAAACCTTCCGCGGCCGCAGCGTGCTGATCATGGTCGACGGCGTGCCGCGCAATACTCCCCTGCGCGACGTCTCCCGCATCCTGTCCTTGATCGACCTCGAGACCGTGGAGCGTGTCGAGGTGGTGAACGGTTCGTCCAGCCTTTACGGAGCGGGTGCGACCGGCGGTACCATCAACTTCATCACCAGGCGCGGCACCAGCGAAAGGCCAACCATGACCGTTCGCACCGGCGTGACGGCCTTCACCGAGAATGTCGGCAAGTCCGCAGCCCCCGAAACGAGCGTGACGGTGGAGGGCCGGAAGGGCGATTTCGACTATTTCTTCGCCGCCTCGAGCGAGCTGACACGCCGCACCTATGACGGCAACGGCAACGAGATGCCCTCCGATGCTATGCTGGGCCAGGGTGGCGGCGACCGCACCGGCTCGGCCGACCTCTTCGGCGTCATGGGCTATGAAAGCGGTTCCCGGCGCTTCGAAGCGACCGTCGACTGGACCTATGCCGAACAAGAGCCCGACTGGTTCACCGATTACACGACCAACCCGGTCTCGCCGAATTTTTCCGATGCCTATAAGGGCGAGCCGTTGAAGGAAGATTCCAAATATTTCACGGCCAAATATACCGACAGCGCCTTTGCCCTCGGCAATCTGGAAGTGAAGGCCTACTACAACAAGATCTTCAAGCAGTCGCCCTTCACCAAGTTCTCCGCGGTCAACTCCGTTGTCTACTACTCGGGCGATCCGCGGAATCCGACCGCCGATTACAACCAGTCGGCGCTTGAGGCCGACCGGACAGGGCTGAACCTGACGGTCAACTCGCCCATCGACTTCGTACGCGACGGCGCCATGCTGACCTGGGGCGCCGACTACGCCTATGACGACACCCGTCAGAAGCTCACCAACGGCTGGGACGTCATCTCGCCGATGACGCAGCATTCCATTGCGGCCTTCGCGCAGGCCGAGGTGCCCATTACGGATCGGTTCCGGCTTCAGGGCGGCGTGCGCTTCGACCAGTTCTTCCTTGACGTCGCCGATTTCGAGCGGCCGGAGGCTTATGTCGGCCAGTACCGCATGGCATTCCCGGCCATCGACGTGCTCGGCGGCTCCTTCGACTACAATGCCTTTACCTTCAATGCCGGCGCCGTCTTCGACCTCACCGACGCGTTGCAGGCATTCGGCAATTTCTCGCAGGGCTACAGCCTGACCGACATCGGCGCCTTTACCCGCCGGGCGGGTCTGAACACCGCGGCGGAAGCCTGTGACGCCTACGGCGCATTGCTCGGCGCGCTCGGCTGTACCGGCCTGCCCGATTTCACGATCAGCTACGCCAATATCGCGCCGGAGCCCCAGTTGGTGAACACCTATGAGGCAGGCCTGCGCGGCGACTGGGGAGACTTCCGCGGCACCGTCAGCGCCTACCTGTCGACCTCCAAGGACGGCGTGAACTACGACGTGGCCGCCAACCGCGTCACCCAGCAGGAAGAGCGCATCTGGGGCGTGGAGGCTTCCGCCGAGTACGACATCAACACCATGTTCACGGTCGGCGGCCTGCTCGGCTACATCGAGGGCAAGTACGACGAGGATGGCGACGGGTCGGTGGACGACTATCTGCCGAACAACCGCATTCCGTCCACCTGGAAGGGACTCGCCCATGTGACCGCCCGCTTCGACAATGGGTTTAGAGCGCGCGGCGAGGTGGAGCATATCTCCGGGCGCGACCGCATCGAGGGCGAAGAACTCGACGGCGTGACACTCGTCAACGTGGCCGTTTCGAAGTCCTTCGAAAACGGCGGCGAACTGAGCCTGGCGGTCCGTAACCTCTTCGACACCGACTACATCAATCCGACAGCGACCGCCACGCGCGGCGCGCCCGTCGCGGGGTTGGGGCGGTCGGTCTTCGCATCTTACAGGATCACCTTCTGAGGATGCGGCAATGGCTGTCCGTCTGCGCAGGGAAAAAGCGCGCTTATCCCTGATCGTCGATGAACCGGTCGGGAAGGACGATCCCGACCGGTATATCGCAGCGCTTCACGAAATTTCGGGTCCATCCGATCCCTTCGTGCTTCTGGTGGCCTTCCGCATGCCGCTCGACCTCGCCCAGGAACAGCGCAAGGCGCAGAACCTCTGGTTCAAGGCGACGCGCGAGAAGATGAACGCAATGTGCCGGGCGGTCGCTATCGTCCGCGACAATCCGAGCGAGGAGATGCAGCGCACCTTCGGCGGATTGTGGAGCTTTCCGGTCCTCGTGACCGGCAAGACCGACGACGCCGACCGCTTCCTTGCCGCATACCTGCCAGAAAGGGCCGGACCATGACCGCCACGGACGCAATCCCAGGCCCCGGAGCGACCGCCAAGCCGCGCTACCGGCTGTTCGTCGTGCTGGCGGGCCTCTATCTCGCGCAAGGTATCCCGACCTATCTCTTCGCCGCCGCCATACCGCCGATCATGCGCGAGCAGGACGTCTCTCGCACCGCCATCGGCTTCTTCTCCATCCTGCTTTTGCCGCTTGTCCTGAAGTTCCTCTGGGCGCCCGTCGTGGACCGGATCCGTCCCTTCGCCAGGGCGCACCGCGCCGGCTGGGTGATCCTCACCCAATGCGGCATCATCGCCTCCATCCTGTCGCTGATGCTGGTGGAGCCAGACAATGTCTGGGCGATCTTCGGCATCGGCTTTGCCGCTTCGCTGTTTCTGTCCACCCAGGACATCGCCACCGACGGCTACGCCTCCAAATATCTGGAGCCGGAGGAGCGGCCCATCGGAAACGCCATACAGGGCGGCGCGGTTGCCTTCGGCGTGATCGCCGGCGGCACGATGGGCCTCGTGCTCTACCATTACGCCGGATGGGACGTGATGCTCATCACCATCGCGCTCATCTCCATGCTGCCGCTCGCCGCCGCCTTCGCGATGCGGGAGGCGGACCCTGCGCCCGAGCAGGCGGGAGCACGGCTTTCCCGCCCCTCCATCATGGCCTTCCTGCGCCGCCCGGAGGCGCGGCAGATCCTCTGGATCGCGCTTGTCTACCGGGCAAGCGAGGGGCTCGTGAAGGCGATGGAAGGGTCTTATCTGGTCGATGCCGGCATTCCGCTCGATGTCATCGGCTATCTTTCCGGCGCCTCGGCCGCCACTGCCGGTCTTGCCGGCTCGGTCATTGCCGCGATCCTCTTGCGGCGTTGGGGCGTCGCGCCGGTCCTCGGCCTGCTGGGCAGCCTGAGGACCGTGTGCTTCCTCGTCTTTGCCCTGCATGCGATGGGCGCAATCATCGGCGTGTGGCCACTTTACGGGGCTTCCGCCTTCCAGACGCTTATCCGCTACATGGAAATCGTCGCGCTCTACAGCCTGTTCATGAGCGTCACCTCCTCCGAGCAGCCGGGGACGGACTTCACCATCCTCGCCTGCGCCCAGCTTCTCGTCTATCTCGCCGGCTCCATGTCGTCGGGCGCTCTCGCCGATCTTATGGGTTATGGCGCGCTGTTCGGACTGTCCGCTGGTCTGTCGGGTGCGGCGGTGCTGGCGACGATGCTGATGCTGCGCACGCATGCTGCGGCAATACCGGGTCTGTCTGCCGCGCCGGCCGGAGGGCGCAAGCGATGAAGACAGGATCGGCTCTTCCGGCCCGCTTTTCAGCTCACGCCAGGCTTCACGGTCCACACGGCCGCCGCGACCCCCAGGGCAAGGCCGGCGCAGAAAAGAAGCGGCAGCAGCGGCCACAGGGCAAAGGCGTAGCCGCCCAGGAGCGCCCCCGCGCCCTGCCCCAGCACATGAGCGCTCGCCAGCCATCCGGCGGCGGCACCCTGCTCTTCCGGCTGGACGCGCGAGAGGAGCCAGGCGAGATAGGAGGGCGTGGCGATGGCAACGCCGACGCCGCCGATGACGAGCCCGGCCGCGCAAAGGATGAATCCGCTGCTTGCCGCGACAATAAGCGCTCCGAGCGCCAGGAGGCTCGAGCCGATGGCTACACCGGCGCCCTGTCCGAGCGCGAGGCGGGGAACGGCAAAAACCTGCATCAGGATCATGGCTGCGGCAACGAGGGTGAGGATGAGGCCGGTCGCGGTGGTTGCGGAGGAAGCTGCGAGATCGAGCTTCGTCTGCAGGATCGGCCCCAGCATCATCTGCACCTGTCCGAAGCCGGCCATCAGGCAAAAGCCGATGGCCAGAAACGGCAGGATGCGGCGGTCGAAGGGAAACAGGCGCTTGCCCTCGCCTCCATTCACGGCGGCAAGCTCCCTCTTGTCCTTCGGCGCAAGCAGCAGCGTGATCGGGCTCAGCACGAGCAGCACGAATGGAAGCTGTGCCACAAGGCCCGCCGTCATGGCGGCGACCGAACCAAGGATGCGGCCGGCGCCAAGCCCGGCGCTGAGCAGCGCCAGCAGGCCCCGATGTTCCCCCCGGGGCGCTTCCCGGCAGACCCAGGCCTGCGCAACCGGCATGACGCCCGAGGCCCCGAGGCCATAGACCAGCCGCGAGGCGACGAGGATCGTGAAGGCAAGCAGCGGCGCCAGCATTCCAGCCCAGATCAGCCCGGTCAGGACAAGCTGCCCCGCCAGCACCAGAAGGCCGAGAACGCGCAGAGTGCGCCCATGACCATAGCGTGCGCCAAGCGCGCCGCAAAAGGGCGCGCCGGCCACGAAGGCGAGTGCGCCGAAGGCCGCCGCCGTG
This window harbors:
- a CDS encoding MFS transporter, which gives rise to MTATDAIPGPGATAKPRYRLFVVLAGLYLAQGIPTYLFAAAIPPIMREQDVSRTAIGFFSILLLPLVLKFLWAPVVDRIRPFARAHRAGWVILTQCGIIASILSLMLVEPDNVWAIFGIGFAASLFLSTQDIATDGYASKYLEPEERPIGNAIQGGAVAFGVIAGGTMGLVLYHYAGWDVMLITIALISMLPLAAAFAMREADPAPEQAGARLSRPSIMAFLRRPEARQILWIALVYRASEGLVKAMEGSYLVDAGIPLDVIGYLSGASAATAGLAGSVIAAILLRRWGVAPVLGLLGSLRTVCFLVFALHAMGAIIGVWPLYGASAFQTLIRYMEIVALYSLFMSVTSSEQPGTDFTILACAQLLVYLAGSMSSGALADLMGYGALFGLSAGLSGAAVLATMLMLRTHAAAIPGLSAAPAGGRKR
- a CDS encoding LysR family transcriptional regulator is translated as MIMRPLDLDAVQAFVRIAELGSFTRAAEAARTTQSAVSLKLKRLEERLGCRLLERTPRHVALSAQGASFLEHARELLEAHDRAFAVLAGARQRLTIGISDHVAGPELPELIARMNAQDPQLLIEIRIGSSGDLLQSFDRRELEAVVVRQHVGRSDGEILTEEKFGWYAAPNWQHRAGEPLPVATMPEPCGVRVLAGQLLDEAGVPWTEAFVGGGVAAVSAAVMAGLGVAALARRMLPFGAINVGPTLGLPELPRLPVLLHSRVRDGRPRDALVALSAAFRSAVRD
- a CDS encoding MFS transporter; translated protein: MKVMGKRASARALAGQLAFGVSTIGFGQSAFIALVPLIAVQTGLGTGAIGTAAAFGALAFVAGAPFCGALGARYGHGRTLRVLGLLVLAGQLVLTGLIWAGMLAPLLAFTILVASRLVYGLGASGVMPVAQAWVCREAPRGEHRGLLALLSAGLGAGRILGSVAAMTAGLVAQLPFVLLVLSPITLLLAPKDKRELAAVNGGEGKRLFPFDRRILPFLAIGFCLMAGFGQVQMMLGPILQTKLDLAASSATTATGLILTLVAAAMILMQVFAVPRLALGQGAGVAIGSSLLALGALIVAASSGFILCAAGLVIGGVGVAIATPSYLAWLLSRVQPEEQGAAAGWLASAHVLGQGAGALLGGYAFALWPLLPLLFCAGLALGVAAAVWTVKPGVS
- a CDS encoding TonB-dependent receptor, with translation MTSTLLDRLVVTAGREETSIAGVAQSVIVLERDEIERAMEISPNATDLVERLVPGFAPSNQTISGGSETFRGRSVLIMVDGVPRNTPLRDVSRILSLIDLETVERVEVVNGSSSLYGAGATGGTINFITRRGTSERPTMTVRTGVTAFTENVGKSAAPETSVTVEGRKGDFDYFFAASSELTRRTYDGNGNEMPSDAMLGQGGGDRTGSADLFGVMGYESGSRRFEATVDWTYAEQEPDWFTDYTTNPVSPNFSDAYKGEPLKEDSKYFTAKYTDSAFALGNLEVKAYYNKIFKQSPFTKFSAVNSVVYYSGDPRNPTADYNQSALEADRTGLNLTVNSPIDFVRDGAMLTWGADYAYDDTRQKLTNGWDVISPMTQHSIAAFAQAEVPITDRFRLQGGVRFDQFFLDVADFERPEAYVGQYRMAFPAIDVLGGSFDYNAFTFNAGAVFDLTDALQAFGNFSQGYSLTDIGAFTRRAGLNTAAEACDAYGALLGALGCTGLPDFTISYANIAPEPQLVNTYEAGLRGDWGDFRGTVSAYLSTSKDGVNYDVAANRVTQQEERIWGVEASAEYDINTMFTVGGLLGYIEGKYDEDGDGSVDDYLPNNRIPSTWKGLAHVTARFDNGFRARGEVEHISGRDRIEGEELDGVTLVNVAVSKSFENGGELSLAVRNLFDTDYINPTATATRGAPVAGLGRSVFASYRITF
- a CDS encoding tautomerase family protein, translated to MPLCHISLRAGKSEAYRQAIFDGLYRALRDTFDVPEDDQFMTITEHEGANFRYGASYLGIARSDDLVVIQITANNTRTLEQKKALFRRIAELLGETPGIRPEDVFVSLVEVKKENWSLGHGLAQYA